One Callithrix jacchus isolate 240 chromosome 4, calJac240_pri, whole genome shotgun sequence genomic window, tacatcatTTACTCCCTTGCAATGAGTTCTCagtttttcagattttgcattacGTTTAGGCAGTGAAAGTTTAGCCCCTTAATCATTTTAGCATTCCATGTTATAAATACCTACATAATGGTTTACTGTTATAGTTAGCATTCTCCTTCCTTAAAAGGCTAAGGTCATATAGTACTCTAAGGTATTATTCTATAGGAAAGTTTTGCCAATAGAGCTCAGCTCTCTTCaactcccttccttttttctaaaaCTTGTAGGTAGAACTTCTCTAAAACTTTTGAGTAAACACATCTTTTTACTTTCACTCCTTCACATGATCTGCTAACACTGTAAGTACTGAGACATCAACAAATAAAATTCGCTATTACTTTTGCAATTGGAGTCACTCCTCAGAAAGAGCAGGGAAGAGttattgtcttaatttttttttttttgagatggagtctcgatctgtcaccaggctggtgatctctgctcactgcaactttcgcctccagggttcaagcgattctcctgccttagcctcctgggtaagtgggactacaagtgtgccaccacacccacttaatttttgtatttttagtagagccagggtttcatcatgttggccaagatgttctcgatctctccaccttgtgatctgcctgccttggccttccaaagtgatgagattacaagtgtgagccactgtgcccagcccagtcttcatttttaaataaactttttatgtaagaagacttttatttaaaaaaagtgatGATACAGAAAGTTCCTATATACATTTTACctagtttctctttttgttgacATCATATATTAGAATAGTACATTTGTCACAACTAATGAGCTGGTATTGAAACATTATTATTTCAATGATGCTTTattcatatttagattttaaccAAGTGCCCTTTTCTGTTGCCAAACTCCACCAGGATCCCACATTACATTTAGCCGTCAAATCTCCTTAGGCTCCAGTGCATATGTAATTCTGCAGTTTTCACACTTTACTTGTTTCAATGATTTAAGGAATACTGGTCCAGTATTTTACAGAATACCCAATGATTTAGTTTTGGATGATGCTATTCTCAAGATTTGGCAGGTTTTACGAGTGCTGGAGAAAAAACCACAGAGGTGAAGTGCCATTCTCATCACAAGGGCACATACTACCATCATGACTTTTAACtattgatgttgaccttgatcagTTGGCTGAGGTAGTGTTTGTCCGTTTTTTCCAATGGTACAGTActcttcttttccccttttccaGACAGTACTCTTTGGAAATAAGTCACTACGCATAGCCCACACTTAAGAGGTGGGTAGTTAACCTCCACCTACTTGAAGGGGATATATCTACATTGATTATTTGAAATTCTGCACAGtaaatttgtttctttccctCTACTTATTCATTCATATCAACGTGAATGCATGGATGCTTTATACTTTGTGTTATAATTCATCactatgcatttattttgttacttaaaTTGTTCCAGTTTTGGCTATTGGAGCTCTTTCAGTTGTCTACTATGGCCCTTTGACATACCCCTGCCACCCCCATCattatgattttcttttgcttttttttttttttttttttgatgcgtTCTCAAGGTACCACAAGATGCTTCAGGTTTCTCTTATCTATTTCCTGTTTCAGACCCAGATTCAACTTCTTCTAGTTTCTTTTATCGGAGAATGgcattagaaaccaagatctgagcTACACTAGGTAAAAGccactgtcattttaaaattatttctcctccctctctcctactTAGATGTATTTGCTCTTAGACTAAAGGGTACTGTATTCACATTGTTGATCTCAAACTTggttctgaaaagaaaattacagtttAATTTGCAattacttgattttaaaaatcctattctTCTTATTTAAAGactgtattaatttttcttttttgtcatatttttttcttattcttattaaagaaattagaaatttgaAATGAGGTTCCTAAGGAAAGGAAGGGTAAATGACTTCTCTCCAGGCTCAGCTAGGAGGGGCAGCCTAGTAATTCAACTAGAAATGGGAGGGTGTATCTAAGTCTAGGAGAAGTTAAATATATACTGTTCTTGACAGGTGAGGAACTGGCTATAGAAGAGGCTgcacaaaggaagaagaaaatgacacACAAATACCATCATGAAACCAAATAAccactttgtatttttatcaagTACTGTATATATGAACGAAGTTGGCTTTCAGTGCCCTGAGTGACTCAGACTCAATGTCAAGCATGCATTCTAAACAACATCAAGACTTTAAGTGGTTTTTACAACCACATTATGTCCTATAGCAGAATGGGCTTACCAAATTTTCATTCTACTAGCATTGAGACCATCTCCAAAATTACACAAAGAAGAATTTCAATGAATACATAAAAGTATGCCCCCTAGCAATGTGAATAGATGAGGCTACATTAAATGCTAGACAAAAGGGTGATTCCCCTgtacccaacacacacacacagagaacaacaacagcagcagcatacTAGATCTTTTGATTGCTCTTCCTTCTCTATACTTCCCCTTTCAATTCCTGGCCACCAATTTCCCTCACcgcaacataaaaactgaaaaacactaTAGAGCCTCGAACAGAATCTATAGAACTACTGATGACAGAATCACAGCCCTAAGGCTACTCAGGAAGACTGAGGCCCACAGAGGGCTTCCCTCCAGCCCTACTGTCCAGAGACATGAGTCTCTACTGATACTAGAAAACAGTTCAAACTTCTGGGTATCTTAACACTGCTAAATTAATacccagacaaaaaaaaatttgttggcATCTACCAGCTAGATGCTTTTGGAGCTAATTGAGGCAGTCAGCAATGGGCTGGCTGAAAGctagatgtttttatttattgtgctTCAATTAGAAAGTGGCTGAAGGCTACTCTTTGCTATGTACCGCTTTGTTTTTTCTAAAGGACATAGGTTGGGATTCAAAGGACATGGTCTTTAGTCAGTACAGACATTATAGACAGCAAAcacaaatcaatagaaaaaaataacttttttatttacaaaaaaaatccaaatattggATGCTGTAAACAAAATTCACAATCTGTTCCCTCTAGCACTGATTCAAACATGTCAGTTTTTTAGTCCATTTTCCATCAACTACTTTTCTGCCTGTGATGCAGCCTATAGTCAAAATATTCCAAAAGAGTGACCCAAGGTGCAGCTTGCTGCAACAGGACGCCTCAGAGCAGGTAATGATTGTAGAGAGGCTGGAGGGAGAGACAGCCGGCAGGCAGAGCCTCCTCCATTCTGCAAGGCTTTGCAGCAAGTCTCCTTAACTCGACATCTTCCAACTTTGTACTTGACCATTTGCTTTGTTAGAAAGCCATTAGTTTAACAAAATATAACATAGAGATTCTTTCTTAGCACTGAAAAGGCTATgctaaaagaaatgttaaagaaagattatattcaaataGATGCTATatatgaaattactttttttggctttttggttTCATCTAACACActtcaacaacaaaaacttatttttgaaCTGCTGACAGCTTACAACATAAtacatttcatttacaaaatagttcacaatatttatttaacaagcaTTGCATTGAAAACTTTATGCACAGTGAAGCAACCAACAATAAGCAAATAGAAAGGGGTTGTAAAAACAGTACGTtcacttttcatttccttctgtgGCTTGGATTACAGATATTCTTCCATCCTTGCATTTTTGGAGCTACATTATTAGTCCATCCAATACCAAAGTGAGCAGATACTTGATCCCATTTCTGGAAGGAAAATGTCCATCTTGGTGTAGGAGTTCTTGAGGCAGCTGGATTTACTGCAAAttaagtaaacttttaaaaatggcaCTGTCACAGGCTACGTGTTCTCTGACATACCAGACTGGACAGGTGAGAAGAGCCTCGAAAAGATaaaacttcctcctggtttaaagAAACAGCACACTAGGCCAGACaaacacaaaagcaaagaaatcGCAGGCGCTAATAGGGAGTCGAGAGCTGTTCTTTCCTCTGACCTATATACATGGCTTTCTCTCACTAGACATTCAAATTTTTATGCCACACATCCACAAAAAGAGACATATAGTTCACTGTGTATTCACCTACATATGCACAAGACTATAGTacatacaaaatagaaataaattacgTAAGTCTTAAAGTAAATGCTGGAAGTTGTCTTGAGTACAGCCTGCTCTATATGAATAGGTGCCAGGTAGTGGCACTTCCAACTAAGCTACCAACCCTGAAGTAAgcaagaaaagaatataaatatttgagaaaataaatgaaaagtgtaTTTCAAATAAGGCTCTTCCAAACAAAAATCTGTGTCATAAATTAACAGCAGGTTGTTGTTATGGCAGAGCCAGAGACCTCCGGAGTCTTTAAAATAGTAGGCAACTTATTTGTCAAGAGTTAGGATGAGAAAGCAGATCACCAGCTGCTCCTGTGTTCACAAGTGGTTCCatagttttcttttagaaaacttTGAAACAACTAAGCAAGTGGAGCTCTGGTTTCTGACAGGTGAGTGCCAGCCTTAATCTGCAAACTGAACAATGTTTCCTGGGAAGTTGCAATTAATTTTTCAAACCCAGGACTGCAGTGAGGGAGACTGAGCCAAGATGGTAGTAGGAGGAGTTCCTTAGAAAACTGAGTGGCAGTGCAGGAGCTGTTGCAGCTCTGACAGAATTCACAGGTAAGCTGCTACAGCAAAACCATCAGGTTCCATTAAGGCTTCAAAGAAAGATGCACGAAAGGTAGTCCAGACAGATTAACCTGGATTAACCTAGCACTAAGCATCTGAAGATCCccagataaacaaacaaactataCTGCCAACAGGAGGATACTATTTTCTCCTGTGGTCCCTCTTTTACTGCTGATGaaaattttctgattgggtcttaGAGGAATTATCATAGCAAGCAGTCATCCACTAAGATTGTGGAGATTATGTGATTGTTTCGCGACATAAAGGGAAGGTTCTATGTgttagttttgtttcatttttaacaaatgcaTTTTCAGAGACCAGTGTCTAGAGGGACTACTGGCTGGGAGAAAGGGTGGTTTCAGGTTTAGCTGTCATTGAACTGAAATAGTAATGCCAGTTCATTTCACAAAGGTATTACTGgtatttttgtaaaaaagaaaataaagttggatTTGATTGAATGGAAAGTGTACAGtactaaatatttaaatgcagTGTGACAACCAGATCAAAGATGTTTCATATTGACatgatttataaaatgttatatataatatatatctcatatataaattttaagcaATTGtgcaaatattcttaaaaaagGGTCATTTCACATTACTAAATTCTAGTGGTCCAGAAACGCAGAATGCAttcattaaaattcatttaaatattagtTAGTAGTGTTCAGATCACCAGAAATTCTTTTTAGCAGTCAGGGATTTAAGTAGCCTATCACTGATCCATGATCCACTAGATTAAATATCATGGAGgcattcaattattattttttaattaatgggTTCAAACTGTCAAAATGGCAGTTCAATATAAAAAGGAGTGCTCTGCCAAACAAATATTCTCCCATTTGTGGAATTCTATGGctcaccaaagaaaaaaaaagaaaaaagaaaaaaaacccacaataacTGTATAATTTCTGCTCTTCCTATGAAATATATTACTTGGTTCCCtccttcatttaattttttagatgtgGATTTTAATTCATGATTGCAATATGCCCACATCTCATGTTATCCtgttgaaaacataaaaacacacagTATTTAAACATTTCCTATTTGAGACATTATTCTAGATCATAGTCAATCTAccgtgtgtatatatacacataaaatgtatatatatatatatatatatatacacacacatacataatttacacacacaaacacatgtaccAATGATAATATCAGATCAACAATGTTAACTTTATACAAgtattttcctagaaaaaaataGGGCATTTTCTCCACCATTCACAAGCttatatgttgttttattttcttcttgaggCAGTccctgataaaataaaataatcattaaaccataaaataattttgccaTTTCAAATTTTCGAAGGCAACAGGCACTTTGATGTATATTGGTGTGTAACAAATATAATAACTCTTCATATACTCTATCTCTTCTACTTGGGTATTTTTATCTCTTAAATCTTTGGTCCTTGAGCACACTTTGTTTGCTACAGCTGTTTTTGCTTGcattttttacattataaaaatgcGAACTATGCACGCAGCTGGAATTAATGGATTGTGTCATCATAAGGTCTGCTATTTGTTATGAGAACTGCACCAACCTACTACTGTTCATTTGGAGCAAGCCGTTTCTGTTAGCAAAACAAGATCATTCCACAGAAAGCACTTGCTACGAGCCTTAGACAGTAATCCCAATGTTGGAGTTCCCCCTTTTCCTGTATTGTTACTATTAATATCTGAACTCCTGAACTGATTCACAAGTTGGAATGAGatattttttcctctgtattttccCTTTTATGAATTCCACCTTAAAAGAAactttccacttttttttcctatggCAAAGCTATGGGAGCAGATACAGCAAACCCATATTGTCATTaaacatttcttctcttcttatatCAGGAGAACCTGGTTGCTTTTAATGACAGGTCTCTCTTCTTTTGCAGGATAGAATCCAATTGAGTTGGAGAATAAGGGGAGGGCTAGGGAAAAGGATCCTTTCGAGATCATGCTCCCATATTTACTGAAAGAGACATATGCTTTGCCAAACTTAAAACCAGGAGCATATCATCATTGCACAAAACACATCCCTAATAAGGGCTGGatcactttttttccctttttttttctctcctctcttgtcTGAAATAGCTTCCCCACaggacatttttaaatgattcttaATTGCAGGGTAGCCAAGTGGAGTAGGTCTGTTGCTGGCATGTGAATACTGGCTGAACCTGTGCAATGTAGTAATTGCTAAAGTTGGCATCTGCTACATAGGGGGCTGGCTGGTAATAGCAAGTGACATTAGCCACATTAGGAATGACATTTTGGTCAGCTAATACCCGGATAGCCAGCATGGTGATAAGATTTAAAGTCTGTCTTCTTTCATGTCCCATCAGGCACACTGTGCTCTCATTCACCACTCCATGAAGAGTCATGAGATACTCATACTTGCGGTCTTCCAGTCCCACAAAGTGGTTCTGCAAATAGGACTCCAGTTTTCTCTGCTGCTCTCCAATGTCTGAGAAGTCGATGAAAAACCTGGAACACATATACCTCTGAAGGGTCTTGATCTCATCAGAGGCGGGCCTAAAGCCCCTCACCAAGAGGTTGCAGTACTTAAGCAGGCCTCCCCCTCGGATTTCCTCTGGGTTCCTGGTGGCAATGATCTTGTTACAAAGGTGATCAAAGGCTTCCTGGAAATCTCCATAGACGCTCTCCCCGATTATTGTGGGGTGAAATGTCTCAGTCATTGGGTTCTCTGAACATTCGTAAAAGAGCAGAAGAGAGTCTAATTTGATTTGAAAAGAATCTACACTGAATTCAAACTGCCTCCGGAGGGAATCCACAAATTTCAGTTCCACATTTTTGCCACTGTTGTTTGACAGGGATATAAGACTCCATCGGTCAGAGTCATTGCACACTTTAACCATTTTCTGCACATAAGCTTCCtacaatttaaaagataaaacaaaatgagcaaacctagaaaacaataataaattaataaataaataaatccatcctCCTCACAGCTGAGAATGATTTTGCtctttcccttttgttttgtCAAGTTTCAGCCAAACACTATCTACAGGCGTAAACGAtcttctgaaaatagaaaaaaaaaaaatacttttaacgAGTAGTTTTACTGTCTGGGAAAGGCACTAGAGGTAATAGTTTGAGGCTTTTGGCAGACGTAGCACAGTAGTAAGAGGTTCTGTTGTCATGTCTGACTTTTAAGTGTTACTTTTTGAAAATGGTCTAATAGGCACAATATTCACACAGTATCCAAACAACATTCAAAACTCAGGAAGGCATTCAGCTGTAGGTTAGTCAGCCTCTCACCCTTGTTCCAAGCCACCCAATCCCTCTACGCCCGCGGCAATCAATGTTATCAGTATCTTGTGTGCTCCTCCAGGGGTACTCTGCAGTTACAATCAAATATAAACTAAATTACGACGTTCTGGGAGCCTGCCTCCTCAAACAATTTTGACTTATCATATAAAACCCGTCTTGAACTAAAGTGGAGGGTGGGTAGGGGCTACCACTATACCCTTAACATATGAACCAGCACGGAGAACCACAAGATAGACCTTTAACACAGAGTCAGCTGAGTACTGCTATGAAATCTATTCACCTTTTccagtacaataaaaaaaactcaTTGACTCACTTCTGCTTCAGGCTGCTCTTTTCCCAAGGACTGGATCATAACTCAAAACATTATTTACATCATTTCATTCTGCCGAGTATCAAAATCTACTCTGGACAAGACCCCAACAGGGAAAGTCAAGAGTTAAAAcataaggaaaaggaagaaaggtaggGCAGAGGAGGACGTTGGAGAAGAGTTGTAGCGCCGAAGCATCAAGTAAACTGAAACACTCAACACCGTCCACACACGTAagtttactcatttaaaaaaaatcaaagaaatacgCGCGCCCAAACCCGTGATGGCCACAGATTCATGGCATTTAACCGATGTCCCTCTGCCCGCTCCCCGTCGCACCCGGTCCAGCCGGGTCAGGACCCAAGTGCATCTCGGGTAGTTTTTACCTTGAGCGTGAGTGGTGTGATCTTCTCTTTGTTCACCCCTTCGGGTAAGAAGTCCAACAGGCAGTCCAGCACGACGTCCTTCACAGTCTGAAACTCCCCTTCCCCGCGCAGGTCTGCGCAGAAGATGAGGTCCAGGTCCTTGTAGCCCAGGCCGCTGTCCTGGTGCAGGACGTGGCTGGCGGCCGAGCCGTTGAGGCGCACGTCGCGGACGCCGATGCGCTTCTCCGCCAGACGCCGCCGCACCACCTTCACAATCAGGCTCGGCTGCAGCTCGAGCGTGGGGAAGTTGCCGCGCCCGTGGATCGGAATGGTCTCGCTCAGGATGCCGTCCAGCCGCTGCACTTGCTCCCAGTTCAGGACGTTGCAGTGCGCCGTGGGGCTTTCGCAATAGTCCAAGCAGTGCTCATCGAAGCTGCTGCCGCCGCCGAAGCCACTACCGCCGAATTCTGCGCTGCCGAAGTCGCCGCCGCCGAAGTCGCCGCCTAGGGGAATGTAGGGGCCGCAGGCCAGCTCGTCCTCGGCCATGGCAAAGTACCCTTCGCCCTCCGCCATGTAGTGCCCACCGAGCGCCACTTGGCCCTGGTCAGTCCtaaaaggaaggggaaaggagcGGTAAGGACACCGCGGCGGAGGGCAGCGGCCCGCCAGGAAAAGAGCGCCCCCTCCACCGATCTCTCCCTGACCCGGGGGCTCCTGGGAGACTCTCCCTCCCCGGGCCTTTATAATCCCCAgccgcgccccgcgccccgcaGAGCAGCCCCGCACCAAAAGTATCTCTGATGCATCTGGAAAGCACAAGCGAGAGTCCCGTCTGTGTCACCTGGAGGCGGCCGCCCCTTCTAGGAGCGCAGCGAGCAAGAGAGAAACCGCGAGGCGGAAACAATTCCAGGAGCTGCGATTGCGCTCCGGCAGCGACTAGCGACTTAAGTCTTTCCCAGACCCCTGCCGCCTGCGCTCACCACTCCCTCCCCGCGCCCCCTCCCGCGCCGCTGCCGCCCCAGCTGCTGTGGTCCCGAAGGTGGCGGCTCTTGCTGCCGCACACGATTGTGTCTCTGGAGCTTTAGCAGTTGTGCGGGGGAAAACGTCTTCAGTACTTTTTTTATACCGGGCTTTTCTGCGCTTCCGGGGCCCCGGAGCGGCACGCTCGCCACACCCTCCTCATCTGCATAGGGCACCGCCTCCTGCCCCCCGCCCTCCCCGCCCGCCAGGCGCGCAGCGGACTTGCCCAGCCGGCCTGGTTGCGGGTCGACCTCCAGAGAGTGCGAGGCCCCGGGCTgtatgtgtatacgtgtgtgcGCCTATAGCTATGCgtgtatttatacatacatttgATTTAAGTACGCCCCCTCCCACATATCTTTTCTCCCATGAGGAAACACATTAAATGCCTCAGGAGTCATAATTGGTCATCAAAACCAGATCACGACTAAAATTCTGCAACTGCAGAAACTTTCTAAAATTTTCGCGGATACTGCCCGTCATTATATCTTCACGGCTGAGATTCGGAGGTTTCTCACGGAGGTTCCTCACGAACTCTCTTAAAT contains:
- the TENT5A gene encoding terminal nucleotidyltransferase 5A isoform X1, with the translated sequence MHQRYFWTDQGQVALGGHYMAEGEGYFAMAEDELACGPYIPLGGDFGGGDFGSAEFGGSGFGGGSSFDEHCLDYCESPTAHCNVLNWEQVQRLDGILSETIPIHGRGNFPTLELQPSLIVKVVRRRLAEKRIGVRDVRLNGSAASHVLHQDSGLGYKDLDLIFCADLRGEGEFQTVKDVVLDCLLDFLPEGVNKEKITPLTLKEAYVQKMVKVCNDSDRWSLISLSNNSGKNVELKFVDSLRRQFEFSVDSFQIKLDSLLLFYECSENPMTETFHPTIIGESVYGDFQEAFDHLCNKIIATRNPEEIRGGGLLKYCNLLVRGFRPASDEIKTLQRYMCSRFFIDFSDIGEQQRKLESYLQNHFVGLEDRKYEYLMTLHGVVNESTVCLMGHERRQTLNLITMLAIRVLADQNVIPNVANVTCYYQPAPYVADANFSNYYIAQVQPVFTCQQQTYSTWLPCN
- the TENT5A gene encoding terminal nucleotidyltransferase 5A isoform X2, whose translation is MAEGEGYFAMAEDELACGPYIPLGGDFGGGDFGSAEFGGSGFGGGSSFDEHCLDYCESPTAHCNVLNWEQVQRLDGILSETIPIHGRGNFPTLELQPSLIVKVVRRRLAEKRIGVRDVRLNGSAASHVLHQDSGLGYKDLDLIFCADLRGEGEFQTVKDVVLDCLLDFLPEGVNKEKITPLTLKEAYVQKMVKVCNDSDRWSLISLSNNSGKNVELKFVDSLRRQFEFSVDSFQIKLDSLLLFYECSENPMTETFHPTIIGESVYGDFQEAFDHLCNKIIATRNPEEIRGGGLLKYCNLLVRGFRPASDEIKTLQRYMCSRFFIDFSDIGEQQRKLESYLQNHFVGLEDRKYEYLMTLHGVVNESTVCLMGHERRQTLNLITMLAIRVLADQNVIPNVANVTCYYQPAPYVADANFSNYYIAQVQPVFTCQQQTYSTWLPCN